TCTCATCATTTTCATCTAGCCACTGCAAATTTTTAAACAAATCATCACGCGTATACTCCGCTAGCTCAAAATTGTTTGTCATAACGATTGCCTCTGTTGGACAAACCTCTGTACATAAATCGCACAGAATACAAATTTCAAAGTTAATATCGTACGTATCAATGATTTTTCCTTTTTTCGCCGGATCCGGATGCTTCTTCCCTGTTAGTTGAATACAGTCGGTTGGGCAGATGTTGGCACATTGGTTACAAACAATACACTTTTCTGGATAAAATTTTTGAATCCCTCGAAAGCGATCTGGTAGTGGCAATGGTTGATTGGGATAATCGTACGTTACTTTTTTCTTACTTAAGTTGCTAAGCGTATACTTTAATCCTTTAAATAGTCCTTTCATATCTTAGTGGCACCCCCCTCATGGATTAGAAGAACAACTCCTTAATCAATGCCGTTAAGAAAATGTTCGCAAGTGCGATTGGCAATAATACCTTCCAGCCAAACTCCATTAATTGATCGCCCCTGATACGTGGAAACGTAACGCGGAACCAAATTAAGAGAAAGACCACCGAGCTAAACTTTAAGGCAAACCATACAGCTCCAGGAATAAAACCAAGGAACATAACTGGATTCCATCCTCCTAGGAAGAGCACCGTAATGAGCGAAGCCATTCCAAAGAAGTATACATATTCAGAAAGCATAAAGAATGCCCAGCGAAACCCCGAATACTCTGTATGATATCCAGAAACAAGTTCCGATTCCGCCTCTGGTAAGTCAAACGGCGTCCGGTTCAACTCTGCAACCGCTGCGATTAAGAAAATTACAAAACCGATTGGCTGTGCGAAAATGTACCAAACCTTCTCCTGCGCCGCTACAATTTCATTTAAATTCAGACTGCCAGCTAATAAGACAACACCAATGACGCTCATTACAAGTGGAATTTCATAGGAAATCATTTGCGCTGCCGCACGCATCCCGCCTAAAAGTGAATATTTATTGTTTGATGCCCATCCCCCGGTCACAACACCAATCGTTGTAATCCCTGATACAGCAATATAGTAAAGAAGCCCGACTCCAATATCTGCAAACTGAAATTTATCCGTAAATGGAATGACTGCAAGCACCATAAAAGCTGGTGCAAATGCAATAACAGGTGCCAATATAAACAGCGGCTTATCTGCGGCTTTCGGAATGCTATCTTCTTTTAATAAAAGCTTTAAAACGTCAGCAACTGTTTGCAGTAAACCGAATCTGCCGCCGACCTGGTTCGGACCAATCCGCCCTTGCATAAATCCCATCACTTTTCGCTCTGCTAAAATCCCATATGTAACAAATCCAAGGACAGCAAATAAAAGAAGCACCGCTAACCCAAAAAAGATGAAAAAATTTGTCCAGCTTGCCGATGACTCTAAGAGCCGCTCTATCATCACCCATCAACCTCCCCAAGCACAATATCAACGCCACCTAAAATCGTAATTAAGTTCGCGATATTTTCGCCCTTCAAAAGCTTCGGTAAAATTTGAAGGTTGTAGAAAGATGGCCTGCGGAACTTTAAGCGATACGGCTCTTTCTTTCCTTCACTAGCAATATAACAGCCAATTTCTCCGCGCGGCGACTCGATCCGGACAAATACCTCGCCCTTTGGTGCCTTAATAATTTTCGGCACTTTCGCCAACACTGGCCCTTCTGATGGGAATTGCTCAGCCGCCTGCTCAATAATTTTGAGAGACTCCTCAATCTCCTCCATCCGACAAACGTAACGATCCCAAGCATCCCCCACGTTTCCTACCGGAATATCAAAATCAAAGCGATCATAAATAGAGTACGGTTCATCCTTGCGAAGATCCCACTTCACACCTGTGCAGCGTAAATTTGCCCCGCTAAGCGAATAAGAAAGCGCATCTTCCGCGCTATATATTCCAACGCCCTTCACACGATTCAAGAAAATTTCGTTTCCGCTCACAAGGTCGTGATAGCCTTTCAATTGCTCCCTCATATATGGAACAAACTCACGGACCTTTCGGATCCAGCCATCTGGAGCATCCCATTTTACACCGCCCACTCGCATGTAATTAAACGTTAGCCGCGCACCACAGAGTTCATTTAAGAGATTAATAATCATCTCCCTCTCCCGGAATGCATATAGAAACGGACTAACCGCTCCAATATCAAGAAGGTTTGTTCCCCACCAAACGAGGTGACTCGCAACGCGGCCAAGCTCCATTGCAAGTACTCGCAAATATTCTGCACGCTCTGGAATTTCAAGGCCCATCATTGTCTCAACAGCGTGACAAATCACATAGTTATTCGTCATCGCTGATAAATAGTCCATTCGATCTGTATAAGGAATAATTTGTGTATACTGCAAGCTCTCTGCGATTTTCTCTGTTCCACGGTGTAAATACCCAATGACAGGTGTAGCCTCCTTAATAATTTCCCCATCAATTTTAATAACAAGCCTAAATACACCGTGCGTACTCGGGTGCTGCGGTCCTACATTTAAAAGCATTTCTTCTGTACGGATCATAATGCTACACCTCCACATCCAAAGGCTCATAATCTTTTCGAAGCGGATAACCCGCCCAATCATCTGGCATTAAAATACGCGTTAAATTGGGATGACCTTCAAAGACAACACCAAGCAAATCATACGCTTCTCGCTCTGGCCAGTTCGCCCCGTGCCATAGCGGCGCAATCGATGCTACCCGCGGCGCCTCCCTATCTACCTTCACCTTCACTGCTACAGATTGACGCTTTCCATATGAAAACAAATGGACATACACTTCCATATGTGTAACGAAATCCGTCGCATGTAACTCCGACATATAATCAAAGGCAAGTCCTTCATGACACTTTAATAATTCCATCACTTCATAGTAATTCTTCGGCTCAACAACAAGCGTTGGTACATCTTTTGAAAGTTTATTAATATAGTAATCTACTAATGAATGTTCGCCTGTCTTCTCCTTAATAATCTTTACATAAGCATC
This sequence is a window from Bacillus pseudomycoides DSM 12442. Protein-coding genes within it:
- the nuoH gene encoding NADH-quinone oxidoreductase subunit NuoH — its product is MIERLLESSASWTNFFIFFGLAVLLLFAVLGFVTYGILAERKVMGFMQGRIGPNQVGGRFGLLQTVADVLKLLLKEDSIPKAADKPLFILAPVIAFAPAFMVLAVIPFTDKFQFADIGVGLLYYIAVSGITTIGVVTGGWASNNKYSLLGGMRAAAQMISYEIPLVMSVIGVVLLAGSLNLNEIVAAQEKVWYIFAQPIGFVIFLIAAVAELNRTPFDLPEAESELVSGYHTEYSGFRWAFFMLSEYVYFFGMASLITVLFLGGWNPVMFLGFIPGAVWFALKFSSVVFLLIWFRVTFPRIRGDQLMEFGWKVLLPIALANIFLTALIKELFF
- the nuoD gene encoding NADH-quinone oxidoreductase subunit NuoD, whose product is MIRTEEMLLNVGPQHPSTHGVFRLVIKIDGEIIKEATPVIGYLHRGTEKIAESLQYTQIIPYTDRMDYLSAMTNNYVICHAVETMMGLEIPERAEYLRVLAMELGRVASHLVWWGTNLLDIGAVSPFLYAFREREMIINLLNELCGARLTFNYMRVGGVKWDAPDGWIRKVREFVPYMREQLKGYHDLVSGNEIFLNRVKGVGIYSAEDALSYSLSGANLRCTGVKWDLRKDEPYSIYDRFDFDIPVGNVGDAWDRYVCRMEEIEESLKIIEQAAEQFPSEGPVLAKVPKIIKAPKGEVFVRIESPRGEIGCYIASEGKKEPYRLKFRRPSFYNLQILPKLLKGENIANLITILGGVDIVLGEVDG
- a CDS encoding NADH-quinone oxidoreductase subunit C, with translation AKAAALAKQKATEGGAPSNDEKAKAIAVAKAKAAAAAKAKGAAGKKEEEPGQEETSPNQPYLDAYVKIIKEKTGEHSLVDYYINKLSKDVPTLVVEPKNYYEVMELLKCHEGLAFDYMSELHATDFVTHMEVYVHLFSYGKRQSVAVKVKVDREAPRVASIAPLWHGANWPEREAYDLLGVVFEGHPNLTRILMPDDWAGYPLRKDYEPLDVEV
- the nuoI gene encoding NADH-quinone oxidoreductase subunit NuoI; translation: MKGLFKGLKYTLSNLSKKKVTYDYPNQPLPLPDRFRGIQKFYPEKCIVCNQCANICPTDCIQLTGKKHPDPAKKGKIIDTYDINFEICILCDLCTEVCPTEAIVMTNNFELAEYTRDDLFKNLQWLDENDENVRKENKA